In the Arachis ipaensis cultivar K30076 chromosome B10, Araip1.1, whole genome shotgun sequence genome, one interval contains:
- the LOC107623470 gene encoding beta-glucuronosyltransferase GlcAT14B, with protein MQNSGSTAAAAPTPPQSQPPPQQHQWSSILTSKPIFSTLFSLRDPKPNNKPTLLLYTFLAISLLSITFIFSLCTSSSSTGPHSGPDPFLFPAHQAHNHRIIYDSTKANPPPPSIAYLISGSRSDSGRIIRLLHATYHPLNQYLLHLDPSASHADRERVALTVQSNPIFKAAQNVHVMGKPDFAYQKGSSPVSLAVHAASILIRLNLKWDWFVSLSADAYPLATQDDLLHIMSFLPKDMNFVNHSSYIGWKESRRLRPIIVDPGLYLAEGTDMFYATQKRDLPSAFRVFTGSSFSILTRFLEFCILGADNLPRLLLMYFANTPWSLSNYFPSVLCNSRQFNRTVINQNLLYGMYDNHHHISDPRPLNSSDFDDMICSGAAFARKFQPDDPVLDLIDQNLLRRSPGSVVPGGWCLGESGNSTCLTWGDANILRPGSGSQRIEKAIVKLLSNGTFRSHQCV; from the exons ATGCAAAATTCGGGttcaacagcagcagcagcaccAACGCCACCACAatcacaaccaccaccacaacaaCATCAGTGGTCTTCAATCCTCACCTCAAAACCCATTTTCTCCACCCTCTTCTCACTCAGAGACCCTAAACCCAACAACAAGCCCACCCTCCTCCTCTACACTTTCCTAGCCATCTCACTCCTCTCCATCACCTTCATCTTCTCCCTCTGCACTTCCTCATCCTCCACGGGCCCACATTCCGGGCCCGACCCTTTCCTCTTCCCGGCCCACCAGGCCCACAACCACCGCATCATCTACGACTCTACCAAGGCCAACCCTCCCCCTCCCTCCATCGCCTACCTCATTTCCGGGTCACGTTCCGATTCGGGTCGGATCATCCGACTCCTCCACGCCACCTACCATCCCCTCAACCAGTACCTCCTCCATCTCGACCCTTCCGCTTCCCATGCGGACCGCGAGCGCGTGGCTCTCACTGTCCAGTCGAACCCTATTTTCAAAGCCGCACAGAATGTTCATGTTATGGGGAAACCCGATTTCGCGTACCAGAAAGGATCCTCGCCCGTTTCGCTTGCGGTTCACGCAGCGTCGATACTAATTCGGTTGAACTTGAAGTGGGATTGGTTTGTTAGCCTTAGTGCTGATGCTTACCCGCTTGCTACCCAAGATG ATCTTCTTCACATCATGTCATTCCTGCCTAAAGATATGAACTTTGTGAATCATTCAAGCTATATTGGCTGGAAAGA GTCGAGGAGGTTGAGACCCATTATTGTTGATCCAGGCCTGTATCTTGCTGAAGGGACTGACATGTTTTATGCCACTCAGAAGAGAGATCTCCCTAGTGCTTTCCGCGTTTTTACAG GTTCCTCTTTTTCTATCCTGACTCGTTTTCTGGAGTTCTGCATCTTGGGAGCAGACAACCTCCCACGGCTACTGCTGATGTATTTTGCAAACACACCCTGGTCCCTGTCCAACTATTTCCCTTCTGTTCTTTGTAATTCACGTCAGTTCAACAGGACAGTCATAAATCAGAACTTATTATATGGTATGTATGACAACCATCATCACATAAGTGATCCTCGACCACTTAATTCCAGTGATTTTGATGACATGATTTGCAGTGGAGCTGCCTTCGCTCGGAAATTTCAACCAGATGATCCTGTGCTTGATCTAATTGACCAAAACCTTCTGAGACGGAGTCCTGGATCAGTTGTTCCTGGTGGATGGTGCTTAGGTGAGTCTGGAAACAGCACATGCTTAACATGGGGAGATGCTAATATTTTGAGACCTGGCTCAGGTTCTCAACGAATTGAGAAAGCGATAGTCAAATTGCTTTCAAATGGCACTTTTCGATCGCATCAGTGTGTTTGA